From one Nonomuraea polychroma genomic stretch:
- a CDS encoding Tn3 family transposase has translation MADVVGVVRQRPHADAEDDVEHVAAGVASREECLDLGVVHPAALGDHRLGEAAGGFQRLVLGFITNVCILWNTVYTARALDEIRAAGKKIAADIARLSPLGFEHFNFLGRYSFALPEIIRDGALRPLRTPPPGQ, from the coding sequence GTGGCCGATGTGGTTGGAGTAGTTCGACAGCGTCCTCATGCCGACGCCGAGGACGATGTCGAGCACGTGGCGGCGGGTGTAGCCAGCCGCGAGGAATGCCTCGATCTCGGCGTCGTCCACCCAGCCGCGCTGGGTGACCATCGCCTGGGTGAGGCGGCGGGCGGCTTCCAACGCCTCGTCCTGGGGTTCATCACCAACGTCTGCATCCTCTGGAATACCGTCTACACGGCTCGCGCGCTGGACGAAATCCGCGCCGCAGGAAAGAAGATAGCCGCCGACATCGCTCGGTTGTCCCCGCTGGGATTTGAGCATTTCAATTTCCTGGGCCGCTACAGCTTCGCTCTGCCGGAGATCATCCGGGACGGCGCCTTGCGCCCGCTGCGCACGCCCCCGCCAGGCCAGTAA
- a CDS encoding exodeoxyribonuclease III gives MRLATWNVNSVKARLPRLLDWLAATKPDIVCLQETKCPAEAFPVAEVGALGYAAAAHGDGRWNGVALLSKVGLDEVTLSFPGEPGFAEMDGVGAARPEARAIGATCAGMRVWSLYAPNGRTVDSPHYLYKLDWFAALREALAAEMDMPLVACGDFNVAPTDADVWDPALFVGATHVTPAERAALAALRALGLHDVVPTPMKGPHPFTYWDYRAGMFHQNKGMRIDLVYASAEVAGRVRSAYVDREARKGRGPSDHAPIVVDFDPII, from the coding sequence ATGCGCCTGGCTACCTGGAACGTGAACTCCGTCAAGGCACGCCTGCCCCGGCTGCTCGACTGGCTGGCCGCGACCAAGCCCGACATCGTCTGCCTGCAGGAGACCAAGTGCCCGGCCGAGGCGTTCCCCGTCGCTGAGGTGGGCGCGCTCGGATACGCCGCCGCGGCACACGGCGACGGGCGGTGGAACGGCGTCGCGCTGCTCTCCAAGGTCGGCCTGGACGAGGTGACGCTGAGCTTCCCCGGCGAGCCGGGCTTCGCCGAGATGGACGGCGTGGGCGCGGCCCGCCCCGAGGCCCGCGCGATCGGCGCGACCTGCGCCGGCATGCGGGTGTGGTCGCTGTACGCGCCGAACGGCCGTACCGTCGACTCTCCCCACTACCTCTACAAGCTCGACTGGTTCGCCGCGCTGCGGGAGGCGCTCGCCGCGGAGATGGACATGCCGTTGGTGGCGTGCGGCGACTTCAACGTGGCGCCCACGGACGCCGACGTGTGGGATCCCGCGCTGTTCGTCGGCGCCACCCACGTGACCCCCGCCGAGCGCGCGGCCCTGGCCGCGCTGCGCGCGCTCGGCCTGCACGACGTGGTGCCGACGCCGATGAAGGGGCCGCATCCGTTCACGTACTGGGACTACCGGGCCGGGATGTTCCACCAGAACAAGGGGATGCGGATCGACCTCGTGTACGCCAGTGCGGAGGTGGCGGGACGGGTGCGGTCGGCGTACGTCGATCGTGAGGCCCGCAAGGGAAGGGGACCGTCCGATCATGCGCCGATCGTCGTCGACTTCGACCCGATAATCTAA
- a CDS encoding zinc ribbon domain-containing protein, translating to MRGAVVEAIRHLAARDGIAVVTVPARGTSRYCPRCGEGGSVLRHVPAPDRLGECGWKWAYCPACGLSCDRDHAAAERIAARGLLAQLHTCTDPVTGVRSIHKIVEGNVARALRRKRPTRAARRARRTRTDAHPRPQARSRNKDRPTPRRRQASRPATTSRKTSSRVPDRRTVPAPVPGSHGTGQRPAGQAPQAPRSPAGRTGPVRDPHHRTGFHRVAATPVLSLGAYADGPPRATPALIARNP from the coding sequence ATGCGCGGCGCGGTAGTCGAGGCGATCCGGCATCTGGCCGCCAGGGACGGCATCGCGGTGGTTACTGTGCCTGCTCGAGGCACCTCGCGCTACTGCCCGCGCTGCGGCGAAGGGGGCAGCGTGCTGCGGCATGTTCCGGCGCCGGATCGGCTGGGCGAGTGCGGCTGGAAGTGGGCCTACTGCCCGGCGTGTGGGTTGTCGTGCGACCGGGATCACGCGGCGGCCGAGCGGATCGCCGCCCGCGGCCTGCTCGCCCAGCTGCACACCTGCACCGACCCGGTCACTGGCGTCCGCTCCATCCACAAGATCGTGGAGGGCAACGTGGCCCGGGCTCTCCGTAGGAAAAGGCCCACCCGGGCGGCGCGGCGGGCCCGGCGCACCCGCACCGATGCGCACCCGCGCCCGCAGGCCCGGTCCCGTAACAAGGACCGACCGACCCCCAGACGACGGCAGGCCAGCCGCCCTGCCACGACTTCTCGCAAAACGTCCAGCCGTGTGCCAGACCGGCGCACAGTGCCCGCCCCCGTTCCCGGCTCGCACGGGACGGGACAGCGTCCGGCGGGCCAGGCACCCCAGGCGCCCCGCTCACCGGCGGGACGTACAGGGCCTGTACGCGATCCTCACCACCGGACTGGCTTCCACCGCGTCGCAGCCACCCCCGTACTTTCCCTCGGAGCGTACGCAGATGGCCCGCCACGCGCCACGCCCGCCCTGATTGCCAGAAATCCATAG
- a CDS encoding ATP-binding protein yields the protein MFVGRQAELRRLAAAQAATPAAVLVVGEAGIGKSRLVREFADGIDALVAEGGADPGGTAYAPFVPVLRRLVREHGAGLVPGGGRVGLARLLPELGEVTELPGLGRARLFEEVLLLVERAAERRPVVLLLEDLHWADQASRDLLVFLLRNLMRPGVLVIATSREPLRLPVAEVIRVPPLGREEVARMLGCDGGERGVAAGRAVWSGAELDAIVARSEGNPLFVEALADVGAAAATPASLRELLLAGADRLGPASLDVLRIAAVAGRRTPHEVLAAVAGLDDLALDDALRPIVHARLLLVDGDGYTFRHALIRDAVYDDLLPGERRRLHARCAGAWPELAADHWYLAGDRRRAFDAAWRAGRWERVLELWDDAYGQGRDHAWVLEQAARDALCEGDAERAEELATRALEEVDDPLRAAHLLELRVAVRDLLGEEGLDDLREAVRLAPGEARLIGSLATVLAWNGQDVEARAHAEKALALGDTRAMVTLAALTALDGDLGTASSLYAEFRSTAPDDDSLLMSYASEADVLEAAGEHTRAESVAHEGMSRARRLGMARTRGAHLAANLAEPLVSLGRWQEAREVIRAALALDPAPIHRAWILMVLGTVAVWEGAWAEADEVVRLARPLMRGRSRGYDSCLEPDLLECRLAVARSDLRRAGQVVDHVLAEHDLRQSRRYAWPLLALAARVGRVREAPVGIATTGPVQEAYRATFEAERGGSWAAAVACWRAVGQPHALGQALVRAAEQDRAGARDLLREAAAIAASLAAEPLRREVEAAAATLRVGISGDLHLSARELEVLALVAEGLSNRQIAERLFISARTSGVHVSNILAKLGATSRVEAAALARRAGLI from the coding sequence GTGTTCGTCGGACGTCAGGCGGAGCTGCGGCGGCTCGCCGCGGCGCAGGCCGCCACACCGGCCGCCGTGCTGGTCGTCGGTGAGGCGGGCATCGGCAAGTCGCGCCTGGTCCGCGAGTTCGCCGACGGGATCGACGCGCTCGTCGCCGAGGGCGGGGCCGATCCGGGCGGGACGGCGTACGCGCCGTTCGTGCCCGTGCTGCGGCGGCTGGTCAGGGAGCACGGGGCCGGCCTCGTGCCGGGCGGCGGGCGCGTCGGGCTGGCGCGCCTGCTGCCCGAGCTGGGAGAGGTGACCGAGCTGCCGGGACTCGGGCGGGCGCGCTTGTTCGAGGAGGTGCTCCTGCTGGTCGAGCGGGCCGCCGAGCGGCGTCCTGTGGTGCTCCTGCTGGAGGACCTGCACTGGGCCGACCAGGCCAGCCGTGACCTGCTCGTCTTCCTTCTGCGCAACCTGATGCGTCCGGGCGTGCTGGTGATCGCGACCTCCCGTGAGCCGCTGCGGCTGCCGGTCGCGGAGGTGATCAGGGTGCCGCCGCTCGGGCGTGAAGAGGTGGCCCGCATGCTCGGCTGCGACGGCGGGGAGCGGGGTGTCGCCGCAGGGCGGGCTGTGTGGAGCGGCGCGGAGCTGGATGCGATCGTGGCGCGGAGCGAGGGCAACCCGCTGTTCGTCGAGGCGCTGGCCGACGTCGGCGCCGCGGCCGCCACCCCGGCCTCGCTGCGGGAGCTGCTGCTCGCCGGCGCCGACCGGCTCGGCCCGGCCAGTCTCGACGTGCTCCGGATCGCCGCCGTGGCCGGGCGCAGGACCCCGCACGAGGTGCTGGCGGCTGTCGCCGGGCTGGACGACCTGGCGCTAGACGACGCGTTGCGGCCGATCGTCCACGCGCGCCTGCTGCTCGTGGACGGGGACGGTTACACCTTCAGACACGCACTGATCCGCGACGCCGTCTACGACGACCTGCTGCCGGGGGAGCGGAGACGCCTGCACGCCCGCTGCGCCGGGGCGTGGCCGGAGCTGGCCGCCGACCACTGGTACCTGGCAGGGGACCGGCGGCGCGCCTTCGACGCCGCCTGGCGGGCCGGCCGCTGGGAACGCGTGCTCGAGCTGTGGGACGACGCGTACGGCCAGGGGCGGGATCACGCGTGGGTGCTGGAGCAGGCGGCGCGGGACGCCTTGTGCGAGGGCGACGCCGAGCGGGCCGAGGAGCTGGCAACCCGGGCGCTGGAGGAGGTGGACGACCCGCTGCGGGCCGCGCACCTGCTGGAGCTGCGCGTCGCCGTTCGCGACCTGCTCGGTGAGGAGGGCCTCGACGACCTGCGCGAGGCCGTGCGCCTGGCGCCGGGCGAGGCCAGGCTGATCGGCTCCCTCGCCACCGTCCTCGCCTGGAACGGGCAGGACGTCGAGGCCCGCGCCCACGCCGAGAAGGCGCTCGCGCTCGGCGACACCCGGGCGATGGTCACGCTGGCCGCGCTCACCGCGCTCGACGGCGACCTCGGCACGGCGTCGAGCCTGTACGCCGAGTTCCGGTCCACCGCACCCGACGACGACAGCCTGCTCATGTCCTACGCCAGTGAGGCCGACGTGCTGGAGGCCGCGGGCGAGCACACCAGGGCAGAGTCCGTGGCCCACGAGGGCATGTCCAGGGCCAGACGGCTGGGCATGGCCCGCACCAGGGGCGCCCACCTGGCCGCGAACCTCGCCGAGCCGCTCGTCTCGCTCGGCCGCTGGCAGGAGGCCCGCGAGGTCATCCGGGCGGCGCTCGCCCTGGACCCGGCGCCGATCCACCGGGCCTGGATCCTCATGGTGCTCGGGACGGTCGCCGTCTGGGAAGGGGCATGGGCCGAGGCCGACGAGGTCGTCCGCCTGGCCAGGCCGTTGATGCGCGGGCGGTCGCGGGGCTACGACTCCTGTCTGGAGCCCGACCTGCTGGAGTGCCGGCTCGCGGTGGCCCGGTCGGACCTGCGGCGGGCCGGGCAGGTGGTCGACCATGTGCTGGCCGAGCACGATCTCCGGCAGAGCCGTCGTTACGCCTGGCCGTTGCTGGCCCTCGCGGCCCGCGTCGGCCGCGTGCGGGAGGCGCCCGTGGGCATCGCCACGACAGGGCCGGTGCAGGAGGCGTACCGCGCCACGTTCGAGGCCGAGCGGGGCGGGTCGTGGGCGGCGGCCGTGGCGTGCTGGCGGGCGGTCGGGCAGCCGCACGCGTTGGGGCAGGCCCTTGTCAGGGCGGCCGAGCAGGATCGGGCGGGCGCACGCGACCTGCTGCGCGAGGCGGCGGCGATCGCCGCGAGCCTGGCCGCCGAGCCGCTGCGGCGGGAGGTCGAGGCGGCGGCGGCCACGCTCCGGGTCGGTATCTCCGGCGACCTCCACCTGTCGGCCAGGGAGCTGGAGGTGCTCGCCCTGGTCGCCGAGGGGCTGAGCAACCGCCAGATCGCCGAGCGGCTGTTCATCTCGGCCAGGACCTCGGGCGTGCACGTCTCGAACATCCTCGCCAAGCTGGGCGCGACCTCCCGCGTTGAGGCTGCCGCGCTGGCCCGCCGTGCGGGGCTGATCTAA
- a CDS encoding TIGR03086 family metal-binding protein: MDPRTVVEPYYHAWQYRAGDMSQVPFADDFIFTGPVASFTNSAGYRAMARQAGAAVRDFRIRHQFTDGDLVCSVIDWEMDPLPATLTATELLHVRDGKIVSGELIYDAEDLRRAMTTAQQPGITALLERSHAHVTQVLGQISAQDWAAASTCEKWTVRQTANHLAGALLLLARIAEDDQVEPAELDAQRQADTDHLGTDPVAAFAAIADRSVAAFTAPGTLERQYAFMGATVPGAVSASISLHESLIHGWDIATGAHLPYPADDDIVQAVWRYAETGVNDTQRRAGHFADAIPVLPASPLLVRLLAHVGRHAQL, from the coding sequence ATGGATCCTCGCACCGTCGTCGAGCCCTACTACCACGCCTGGCAATATCGAGCCGGCGACATGAGTCAGGTTCCGTTCGCTGACGACTTCATCTTCACCGGACCCGTCGCCAGCTTCACCAACAGCGCCGGCTACCGCGCCATGGCCCGCCAGGCAGGCGCCGCGGTACGCGACTTCCGGATACGGCACCAGTTCACCGACGGCGACCTGGTCTGCTCGGTCATCGACTGGGAGATGGACCCGCTCCCCGCCACCCTGACCGCCACCGAACTGCTCCACGTCCGCGACGGAAAGATCGTCTCCGGCGAGCTGATCTACGACGCCGAAGACCTGCGCCGCGCGATGACCACCGCCCAGCAGCCGGGCATCACGGCCCTGCTGGAACGCAGCCACGCCCACGTCACCCAGGTGCTGGGCCAGATCAGCGCACAGGACTGGGCGGCGGCCAGCACGTGCGAGAAATGGACCGTCCGCCAGACCGCCAACCACCTGGCCGGCGCCCTGCTGCTGCTCGCCCGCATCGCCGAAGACGACCAGGTAGAACCGGCCGAGCTCGACGCCCAGCGCCAAGCCGACACCGACCACCTCGGCACCGACCCGGTAGCCGCCTTCGCCGCGATCGCCGACCGGTCGGTGGCGGCCTTCACCGCGCCCGGCACGCTGGAACGCCAGTACGCCTTCATGGGCGCCACCGTGCCCGGCGCCGTGTCGGCCTCGATCAGCCTGCACGAATCGCTGATCCACGGCTGGGACATCGCCACCGGCGCCCACCTGCCCTACCCCGCCGACGATGACATCGTGCAGGCGGTGTGGCGGTACGCCGAAACCGGCGTCAACGACACCCAGCGCCGCGCCGGACATTTCGCCGACGCGATCCCCGTGTTGCCCGCCTCTCCGCTGCTGGTCCGGCTGCTGGCCCACGTGGGACGGCACGCCCAGCTGTGA
- a CDS encoding AfsR/SARP family transcriptional regulator: MRARAARGASRVYVPVDRLIEALWEDDPPKTAKTIIQLKVSQLRKTLGGRIAGTAAGYSLAAPADEVDVGRFRHLAAQGRAAGRLEDATEDWARALGLWRGEPLQGVGSDWVERRVRGPLLRERWDLVEEHAAALIELGRHREVPALLQELRDEEPLRETPHALAMTALWHDGRPAEALELYHAVQRILASELGVHPGPRLRDLHQRIVEGHRPVAPVVPRQSSMSGCAPGSEI; this comes from the coding sequence ATGCGTGCTCGGGCTGCTCGCGGCGCATCACGGGTGTACGTGCCGGTGGACCGGCTCATCGAGGCGCTGTGGGAGGACGACCCGCCCAAGACCGCCAAGACGATCATCCAGCTCAAGGTGTCGCAGCTCCGCAAGACACTGGGCGGGCGCATCGCCGGCACGGCCGCCGGCTACTCGCTCGCCGCGCCCGCCGACGAGGTGGACGTCGGGCGTTTCCGCCACCTGGCCGCCCAGGGGCGGGCGGCGGGCCGGCTCGAGGACGCCACCGAGGACTGGGCGCGGGCGCTGGGCCTGTGGCGCGGGGAGCCGCTCCAAGGGGTCGGCAGCGACTGGGTCGAGCGGCGCGTCCGCGGCCCGCTGCTGCGTGAGCGGTGGGACCTGGTCGAGGAGCACGCCGCCGCCCTGATCGAGCTGGGCCGCCACCGTGAGGTGCCCGCCCTGCTGCAGGAGCTGAGAGACGAGGAGCCGCTCAGGGAGACCCCGCACGCGCTCGCCATGACCGCCCTCTGGCACGACGGCCGCCCGGCCGAGGCGCTGGAGCTGTACCACGCTGTGCAGCGGATACTGGCGAGCGAGCTCGGCGTCCACCCCGGGCCGCGCCTGCGTGACCTGCACCAGCGCATCGTCGAGGGTCACCGGCCGGTGGCGCCGGTGGTGCCGCGCCAGTCGAGCATGAGCGGGTGTGCGCCCGGATCCGAAATCTGA
- a CDS encoding inositol-3-phosphate synthase encodes MTTVNVAVIGVGNCVSSLVQGVEHYRDGEAPGLRHPVCAGYAVSQVRFTAAFDVNAAKLGRDLSEAIWTAPNNARAFAAVPHLGVPVVDGILADGVGPGSADLVDPRGGAAPEDVAAHLAATGTHVVLNFLPSGAQRATELYAQAALDAGCGFVNCMPAVLARSPEWRRRFAEARLPLLGDDLKSSFGATLLHRALVDALTESGVHLDGGYQLLGGGNMDFVNLQDAERMASKKTTKVAGAGASAHVGAQYVPFMEDRKVAYIRLNGEGFGGSPLEVELRMVVEDSPSAAGNALDAVRHAKAAMDQGVGGLLEEVSAALMKAV; translated from the coding sequence ATGACTACCGTGAACGTGGCCGTGATCGGCGTGGGCAACTGCGTGTCGTCGCTGGTGCAGGGCGTCGAGCACTACCGGGATGGGGAAGCGCCCGGACTGCGGCACCCGGTGTGCGCCGGCTACGCCGTCTCCCAGGTGCGCTTCACCGCCGCCTTCGACGTCAACGCCGCCAAGCTGGGACGTGACCTGTCGGAGGCCATCTGGACGGCACCCAACAACGCCCGCGCCTTCGCCGCGGTGCCCCATCTCGGGGTGCCCGTCGTGGACGGGATCCTGGCCGACGGCGTCGGCCCCGGCTCGGCCGATCTCGTGGACCCGCGCGGCGGCGCGGCTCCGGAGGACGTCGCCGCGCACCTGGCAGCTACGGGCACGCACGTCGTGCTCAATTTCCTGCCGTCCGGCGCGCAACGGGCTACCGAGCTGTACGCGCAGGCCGCTCTGGACGCCGGCTGCGGGTTCGTCAACTGCATGCCCGCGGTGCTCGCCCGCTCCCCGGAGTGGCGGCGCCGGTTCGCCGAAGCCCGGCTGCCGCTGCTCGGCGACGACCTGAAGAGCTCGTTCGGCGCCACACTGCTGCACCGGGCACTGGTGGACGCGCTGACCGAGAGCGGCGTGCACCTCGACGGCGGCTACCAATTGCTCGGCGGCGGCAACATGGACTTCGTCAACCTGCAGGACGCCGAGCGGATGGCGAGCAAGAAGACCACCAAGGTCGCGGGCGCGGGCGCGTCCGCGCACGTCGGCGCGCAGTACGTGCCGTTCATGGAGGACCGCAAGGTCGCCTACATCCGGCTGAACGGCGAAGGATTCGGCGGCTCCCCGCTGGAGGTGGAGCTGCGGATGGTCGTCGAGGACTCGCCCAGCGCCGCGGGCAACGCCCTGGACGCGGTCCGCCACGCCAAGGCGGCCATGGACCAGGGCGTCGGCGGGCTGCTGGAGGAGGTGTCCGCCGCGCTGATGAAGGCGGTTTGA
- a CDS encoding MFS transporter: MMTRSMNLMMAASIAGLLGFYLLFATVPLYAATGGAGELGAGMTTAAMMLATVLAELAVPWLLARYGYRAVMGLGLALLGGPALLLPLSAALPLVLAVSLVRGAGLGIIVVAGTALTAELVPAERRGEGLGVYGVAVGIPSIVGLPLGLWAGDALGFTPVLVAAGLVSLAGLVTVRGLPATRPARVTVRHSGQARGLAGPALVFAAVTTATGVMVTFLPLAGSPELASAALLTQSLATPVARWLAGRFGDRHGSARLLMPGLLAAVAGIALQTQVDGPVAVVAGMAVFGAGFGVLQNATLAVMFERGDPSRVSALWNLAYDAGMGAGAMGFGLVLGHTGYPLGFALVAVLMAVTLPLTAVRPVRVPLPR; the protein is encoded by the coding sequence ATGATGACCCGCTCGATGAACCTGATGATGGCCGCCTCAATAGCCGGTCTGCTCGGCTTCTACCTGCTGTTCGCCACCGTTCCCCTGTACGCCGCGACGGGCGGCGCCGGCGAGCTCGGCGCGGGGATGACCACGGCCGCCATGATGCTGGCCACGGTCCTGGCCGAGCTGGCCGTCCCGTGGCTGCTGGCCAGGTACGGCTACCGCGCCGTGATGGGCCTGGGCCTCGCGCTGCTCGGCGGCCCAGCCCTGCTGCTGCCGCTGTCGGCGGCACTGCCGCTGGTCCTGGCCGTCTCGCTGGTGCGCGGGGCGGGCCTCGGCATCATCGTGGTCGCGGGCACGGCGCTCACCGCGGAACTCGTGCCCGCGGAGCGGCGCGGCGAGGGCCTCGGCGTGTACGGCGTGGCGGTCGGCATCCCGTCGATCGTCGGCCTGCCCCTCGGCCTGTGGGCCGGCGACGCGCTCGGCTTCACGCCCGTCCTGGTCGCGGCCGGGCTGGTGTCCTTGGCCGGTCTCGTGACCGTGCGCGGGCTGCCGGCCACCAGGCCCGCACGCGTCACCGTCCGGCACTCGGGGCAGGCACGCGGGCTGGCCGGGCCCGCGCTGGTCTTCGCGGCGGTGACCACCGCGACGGGCGTCATGGTGACGTTCCTGCCGCTGGCGGGCTCGCCCGAGCTGGCCTCGGCCGCGCTGCTCACCCAGTCCCTGGCGACGCCGGTGGCCCGCTGGCTGGCCGGCAGGTTCGGCGACCGGCACGGCTCGGCCCGCCTGCTGATGCCGGGACTGCTCGCCGCCGTCGCGGGGATCGCGCTGCAGACCCAGGTCGACGGCCCGGTCGCGGTGGTGGCCGGGATGGCGGTGTTCGGCGCCGGGTTCGGGGTGCTGCAGAACGCGACGCTGGCGGTGATGTTCGAGCGCGGCGACCCCTCCCGCGTCAGCGCCCTGTGGAACCTGGCCTACGACGCGGGGATGGGCGCGGGGGCGATGGGGTTCGGGCTGGTGCTCGGCCACACCGGATACCCGCTCGGCTTCGCGCTGGTGGCCGTGCTGATGGCGGTCACGCTGCCGCTGACCGCGGTCAGGCCGGTGCGCGTTCCACTCCCACGGTGA
- a CDS encoding phosphotransferase produces the protein MVATLLHEIPLEGGDVTDGVVRVGDTVRRPVSASTPAVHALLRHLEVMGFAGAPRVLGVDGLGREVLTYLPGVSGVRLESVTDEALEGLARLLRDYHDATAGFPLTLDGWEGGSNDDRAPDVLGHCDLTPDNVIFRAGRPYAMIDFDLARPTTRLFDVVTTLRHWAPIADPVDRPPLLRNLDVGARLRLFCDAYGVPPRDRRRLLELARLRFQRSYTVMRGRAAAGGNWAKMWAGGAGERIRRAAAWLDVHEDELHAHLV, from the coding sequence ATGGTCGCGACGCTCCTGCATGAGATTCCCCTGGAGGGCGGGGATGTGACTGACGGGGTGGTGCGGGTCGGGGACACCGTGCGGAGACCGGTCAGTGCGTCCACGCCCGCCGTGCATGCCCTGCTCAGGCATCTTGAGGTCATGGGGTTCGCGGGCGCGCCGCGGGTGCTGGGGGTTGATGGGCTCGGGCGCGAGGTGCTGACCTATCTGCCGGGGGTCAGCGGGGTACGGCTGGAAAGTGTGACGGATGAGGCGCTCGAGGGCTTAGCGCGGTTGTTGCGGGACTATCACGATGCGACCGCCGGGTTTCCGCTGACCTTGGACGGGTGGGAAGGCGGGTCGAATGATGACAGGGCGCCGGACGTCCTTGGGCATTGTGACTTAACGCCGGATAACGTGATCTTTCGGGCGGGGCGGCCCTACGCGATGATCGACTTTGATCTGGCTCGGCCCACTACTCGGCTTTTCGACGTCGTGACCACGCTGAGGCACTGGGCGCCCATCGCCGATCCGGTCGACCGGCCGCCGCTGCTGCGCAATCTCGACGTGGGCGCCCGCCTGCGGCTCTTCTGCGACGCGTACGGCGTCCCGCCACGCGATCGGCGGCGGCTGCTCGAGCTGGCGAGGCTGCGCTTCCAACGTTCCTACACGGTCATGCGAGGGCGCGCGGCGGCCGGTGGCAACTGGGCGAAGATGTGGGCGGGGGGCGCGGGTGAGCGCATCCGGCGGGCGGCGGCCTGGCTGGATGTGCACGAAGATGAGCTTCATGCCCATTTGGTATGA
- a CDS encoding cobalamin biosynthesis protein, translating into MPIWYDPLGLALGVALDRLVGDPRSAAHPVAVFGRAAAGLEQSLYGDTKAHGVLHVAICVAGAAGLGLAVQRMPGRGTRTVATALATWAVLGGTTLAREGVFMADALERDDLERARRRLPHLCGRDPSALEAAELARATVESLAENTSDAVVAPLFWGAVAGVPGLLAYRAINTLDAMIGHRSPRYQRFGWAAARLDDVANYVPARVTGLLTVLAGPDRRQALAVLRRDGHRHPSPNAGRCEAAFAGALGVTLGGANVYEGRTEHRPTMGDGPKPGVGDIRRAVRLTRVVSLAAAGAAVAASFLINRAAAGRRQRIR; encoded by the coding sequence ATGCCCATTTGGTATGACCCCCTCGGCCTCGCTCTCGGCGTGGCGCTCGATCGGCTGGTAGGAGATCCGCGTAGTGCCGCCCACCCGGTCGCGGTGTTCGGGCGGGCGGCGGCGGGGCTGGAGCAATCCCTGTACGGGGACACGAAGGCGCATGGCGTGTTGCATGTGGCCATCTGCGTGGCGGGTGCGGCCGGGCTCGGGCTCGCCGTCCAGCGCATGCCCGGACGCGGGACGCGTACGGTCGCGACGGCCCTCGCCACCTGGGCCGTCCTCGGAGGCACCACGCTCGCCCGCGAAGGCGTCTTCATGGCCGACGCGCTCGAACGCGACGACCTGGAGCGGGCCAGGCGCAGGCTGCCGCATCTGTGCGGGCGGGACCCATCCGCGCTGGAGGCGGCGGAGCTGGCGCGGGCCACGGTGGAGTCGCTGGCCGAGAACACCTCCGACGCCGTCGTGGCGCCGTTGTTCTGGGGTGCGGTGGCGGGGGTGCCGGGGTTGCTGGCGTACCGGGCGATCAACACCTTGGACGCGATGATCGGGCACCGGTCACCGCGTTACCAGCGGTTCGGGTGGGCGGCGGCTCGGCTGGACGACGTGGCGAACTATGTCCCGGCGCGGGTGACGGGGCTGCTCACGGTCCTGGCCGGGCCGGATCGGCGGCAGGCCCTCGCCGTGCTGCGGCGGGACGGGCACCGGCATCCCAGCCCGAACGCCGGCCGGTGCGAGGCCGCGTTCGCCGGCGCGCTCGGCGTCACCCTGGGCGGCGCCAATGTCTACGAGGGGCGGACCGAGCACCGTCCCACCATGGGTGACGGCCCCAAGCCGGGCGTCGGGGACATTCGCCGCGCCGTACGTCTGACGCGGGTGGTGAGCCTGGCCGCGGCCGGCGCCGCCGTGGCCGCTTCGTTCCTGATCAACCGAGCGGCGGCGGGCCGCCGACAGAGAATCCGGTAA